Proteins encoded in a region of the Polynucleobacter antarcticus genome:
- the nuoF gene encoding NADH-quinone oxidoreductase subunit NuoF, with the protein MSSLHDRHIKPLILAGLNGDNWRLKDYVSRGGYQQLRRIIEEKIAPDAIIAELKASSLRGRGGAGFPTGLKWSFMPRQFPGQKYLVCNSDEGEPGTFKDRDIMRYNPHALIEGMIIGAYTMGISVGYNYIHGEIWQEYLRFEEALEEARAAGFLGDKILGSEFNFQLHASPGWGAYICGEETALLESLEGKKGQPRFKPPFPASFGLYGKPTTINNTETFAAVPFIMAIGGQAYLELGKPNNGGTKIFSVSGDVVHPGNYEVPLGTPFAELLKLAGGMRDGIALKAVIPGGSSAPVVPGAQMMDVTMDYDGIAKAGSMLGSGAVIVMNETRCMVRALERLSYFYHEESCGQCTPCREGTGWLWRIVHRIEHGQGRPEDLDLLNDVAANIQGRTICALGDAAAMPVRGMLKHYMDEFAYHVEHKRCLDSAQPL; encoded by the coding sequence GATAACTGGCGCTTAAAAGATTATGTGAGTCGCGGTGGTTATCAACAACTGCGCCGCATCATTGAAGAAAAAATAGCCCCGGATGCGATCATTGCGGAGTTAAAAGCGTCTTCATTGCGGGGTCGCGGTGGTGCAGGCTTCCCAACTGGGTTGAAGTGGAGTTTCATGCCACGCCAGTTCCCAGGTCAAAAGTATTTAGTCTGTAATAGTGATGAGGGTGAGCCCGGCACATTTAAAGACCGCGACATCATGCGTTACAACCCCCATGCTTTGATTGAGGGCATGATTATTGGTGCCTACACTATGGGCATTTCGGTAGGCTACAACTACATTCACGGTGAGATTTGGCAAGAGTATCTTCGTTTTGAAGAAGCTCTGGAAGAGGCTCGCGCTGCTGGTTTCTTAGGTGACAAAATCTTAGGTAGTGAGTTTAATTTTCAGCTACACGCATCACCAGGGTGGGGCGCTTATATTTGCGGTGAAGAAACTGCACTCTTAGAATCGCTTGAGGGTAAAAAAGGGCAGCCCCGCTTTAAGCCGCCGTTTCCAGCCAGTTTTGGTCTGTACGGTAAGCCGACAACTATTAACAACACAGAAACATTTGCAGCCGTGCCCTTCATCATGGCGATTGGTGGACAGGCCTATTTAGAGTTGGGTAAGCCCAATAATGGCGGTACCAAGATTTTCTCAGTCTCGGGTGATGTAGTTCATCCAGGTAATTATGAGGTTCCATTGGGTACGCCCTTTGCTGAACTGCTAAAACTGGCTGGTGGAATGCGTGATGGTATTGCTCTTAAAGCCGTTATTCCTGGCGGCTCTTCAGCCCCTGTTGTTCCTGGTGCGCAAATGATGGATGTCACCATGGATTACGACGGTATTGCAAAAGCAGGTTCCATGTTGGGTTCTGGCGCAGTGATCGTCATGAATGAGACCCGTTGCATGGTGCGTGCTTTAGAGCGCTTATCTTATTTCTATCACGAAGAATCTTGTGGTCAGTGCACCCCATGTCGTGAGGGTACGGGTTGGTTATGGCGGATTGTGCATCGTATTGAACATGGTCAGGGACGTCCTGAAGATTTAGATTTATTAAATGACGTAGCAGCCAATATTCAGGGTCGCACTATTTGCGCCTTAGGTGACGCAGCGGCAATGCCAGTACGTGGCATGTTGAAGCACTATATGGATGAATTTGCGTATCACGTAGAACATAAGCGCTGCTTAGATTCTGCACAACCTTTATAA